The following proteins are co-located in the Pseudarthrobacter siccitolerans genome:
- a CDS encoding 5-formyltetrahydrofolate cyclo-ligase, protein MLEDAKAVKNRIRTAHRQRRATMTPRQLEAAGAALARHGSAWAGSLTGGAPATVCVYFGVGVEPPTLPLISTLHHNGHRVLLPVCEPGRELAWVFWDPDAGLEQSRFAPILEPRGERHGPDVAATAAALFIPATAVDVTGNRIGQGGGYYDKFLGHLATAGKNIPLAAVIYDEELLPAGQIPEEEFDRPVPAILAPSGFRSLAGG, encoded by the coding sequence GTGCTGGAGGATGCCAAGGCTGTCAAGAACAGGATCCGCACGGCACACCGCCAACGGCGGGCAACGATGACTCCCCGGCAGCTTGAGGCGGCAGGCGCTGCCCTTGCGCGCCACGGCTCAGCCTGGGCCGGCTCCCTGACCGGCGGAGCACCGGCCACGGTCTGCGTCTATTTCGGCGTAGGAGTGGAACCTCCGACGCTTCCGCTGATCAGCACGCTCCATCACAACGGCCACAGGGTCCTGCTTCCTGTCTGCGAGCCGGGGCGGGAACTGGCCTGGGTCTTCTGGGACCCTGACGCGGGCTTGGAGCAGAGCCGGTTCGCTCCCATCCTCGAGCCCAGGGGTGAGCGGCACGGGCCGGACGTGGCAGCCACGGCTGCCGCCCTGTTTATCCCCGCGACAGCAGTTGACGTGACAGGCAACAGGATCGGGCAAGGCGGGGGTTATTACGACAAGTTCCTGGGCCATCTGGCCACAGCCGGGAAGAATATCCCGCTGGCTGCCGTTATCTACGACGAGGAGTTGCTCCCCGCGGGGCAGATTCCCGAGGAGGAATTCGACCGTCCCGTTCCGGCCATCCTGGCACCGTCAGGATTCCGGTCCTTGGCCGGCGGCTAA
- a CDS encoding FmdB family zinc ribbon protein yields MPTYAYACKDCGHAFDIVQSFSDSSLTSCPECQGTLRKKFNSVGVVFKGSGFYRTDSRDAKGSTVSAAPAASSTPAPAAAPAASAPAAAAS; encoded by the coding sequence GTGCCAACGTATGCGTACGCCTGCAAAGATTGCGGCCATGCCTTCGACATCGTCCAGTCGTTTTCGGACAGCTCTTTGACCTCGTGCCCCGAGTGCCAGGGGACACTGCGCAAGAAATTCAACAGCGTGGGCGTTGTCTTCAAGGGATCCGGCTTCTACCGCACCGATTCCCGGGACGCCAAGGGAAGCACCGTCTCGGCCGCCCCGGCCGCATCCTCAACGCCGGCTCCGGCTGCGGCACCCGCCGCTTCCGCGCCTGCTGCGGCTGCCAGCTAA
- a CDS encoding RcpC/CpaB family pilus assembly protein yields MPANLPSSGSGASRYPRGPRSPRGSRRRPGTARVARWLGRNRRLAAALLLCLAAAISVHQLTPAPVETVTAVAAARDLPAGAALAPSDLASVQVPPGMMAAGFLDQAAHVAGKQLAAPLRKGQLLTDAQLLGPGLLAGTPPGSAAVPLRMADPSSIQLVSPGQLVNVVLTDANGFDQQSPSEVLATAVPVLWTSGKGGSSGQWLATAETDGLIVVAASAGQAARLAGASTQGKLFFVLVGP; encoded by the coding sequence ATGCCTGCAAACCTCCCCAGCTCCGGCAGTGGTGCTTCCCGCTACCCGCGCGGCCCCCGCAGTCCCCGCGGCTCCCGCCGCCGGCCCGGAACTGCCCGTGTTGCCAGATGGCTGGGCCGGAACCGCCGGCTGGCCGCGGCCCTGCTGCTGTGCCTGGCGGCCGCGATCAGCGTCCACCAGCTCACCCCTGCACCCGTTGAGACCGTAACCGCAGTTGCTGCCGCCAGGGACCTCCCGGCCGGCGCGGCGCTGGCGCCGTCTGACCTTGCCAGTGTGCAGGTCCCGCCGGGCATGATGGCTGCGGGTTTCCTGGACCAGGCAGCTCACGTGGCCGGCAAGCAGCTGGCGGCTCCGCTGCGCAAGGGCCAGCTTCTCACGGACGCCCAGCTGCTCGGTCCGGGACTGCTGGCAGGCACACCTCCGGGTTCAGCCGCAGTGCCTCTTCGAATGGCGGACCCGTCATCCATCCAGCTAGTCTCGCCCGGGCAGCTTGTCAATGTGGTGCTTACAGACGCCAACGGCTTCGACCAGCAGTCGCCATCAGAAGTCCTGGCAACAGCTGTACCGGTACTTTGGACCTCCGGCAAGGGCGGCTCGAGCGGGCAGTGGCTCGCAACCGCCGAAACGGATGGACTCATCGTGGTAGCGGCAAGCGCCGGGCAGGCGGCACGACTGGCCGGCGCCTCAACTCAGGGGAAGCTCTTCTTTGTCCTGGTCGGACCCTAG
- a CDS encoding DUF4011 domain-containing protein — MPVWSRASRASAEKKAVVSVGQGHPEGSEELRKWLSGLKPVTGADTMLRFTKTPEGSIDLTHAHPSGLAQLMAGRRTRLSTLIRDRQQYVVAARASRNIRSKIFELANDRGIDAGYLSAGTVVWTSAVGGKPQRISAPVMLTAISLTVRPGEDDYELQLTEQAHINPALVRHLKNVHGIVFDVNAVTRLAYSTARFDPQPVLDRLATLIRPIHGAEAQHNLLVSTFADLSGNLDDPWINDSNPIVSALATAAGGEVVDVEEPDPARFPPLDSRHPSDEMLLLDADVDQQYVIDAARAGDSLVVSSPPGTGQTQTALNTIGALVDAGKTVLVVGDRRASLNEVSSQLETLGLESILFQLSGNVTPQQLKGQLVRAIVRNEKSLEPQLGNLYNTLTEHRHALMDHVASLHNVRQRWGCSPYQAMQSLAELTSIHPAPATTVRLKRSVLDSIRDRDELAERLRRAAELGSFSKASTTSPWHGARLLTRKETEEAQDLVRSVEKSLPALRERMNAVAEHAEIRLGASFAEWGEQLELLMAVRGSLDKFTPDIFDRPVTDLISATAPSAWRRERGIELTAMQRSRLRRVAKEYVRPGVHIADLHSSLVLVQEQRALWAGYATTQRHPAVPSGLAEISAMYRALDGELAQLGEALRHTGAGGELSGVRYEELMERLERLVADTDTLKTLPERTLLIENMREHGLGELLADLAEREVPAHSVAAELELAWWQSALEAMISGDDYLAMSDGDALRQLEAEYRLADNAHIASGAARLRWDLAERWRAAIAAHPRQADLLRSLLKDGRVSLPALTAQAPDLIGTLVPVWSVSPYLMTGLLPAEQHFDAVVILDSEATSLQAVLPSIARARQVIAFGDAMIASPRTFTVGVERLAAGETAHQRVESAFKALSAVLPVWRLNFVYRAVDEDLVLQLSKNFYDGGLRRLPEGQSATGLDRALLVEYLPDGTGLPSADHEGVESVVAEVNRVVQLVFEHARTRPRTSLAVVTASLRHAARIGESIRLQLPNHPGLAGFFGAGPESFRVVDLERAQGLVRDHVIFSPGFGRTPHGRALHNFGPLSAEGGREKFALAMTRARRSMHVLTCFRPEDLDHTRLAHGAVDLYSLLDREISGNTDLGTPASRAAASEQALGADPLVADLGDRLRARGARVWHQYDGAIDVVAAADPLGTIGQEDADLPWPVAIESDGTEQYRTTSVRERSRLRPQLLERLGWRYMPLWTIEVFTDPSACADRIAGYLGLERVVLPGRADTSAGFLDDDVDQALNGIDAGEQRSRRSNSPDQYVAGGDRGHLQVKHQDSKEAVRVATEDKNNDSGQEPPVPAGPAPEEGQDQGQDQGGDQGQDQGDDPGRSLVKDQGQTGAAGILPTKAAEDDPRRWGDTDEDHDAWLKEQKPPHWG, encoded by the coding sequence ATGCCGGTATGGTCCAGGGCGTCACGCGCAAGCGCAGAAAAGAAGGCAGTAGTGTCAGTTGGTCAAGGCCACCCGGAAGGCTCGGAGGAGCTCCGTAAATGGCTGTCCGGGCTCAAACCCGTCACCGGGGCGGACACAATGCTGCGCTTCACCAAGACGCCCGAAGGCTCCATTGACCTGACCCACGCCCACCCGTCCGGCCTGGCCCAGCTGATGGCGGGGCGCCGTACCAGGCTCTCCACGCTCATCCGGGACCGCCAGCAGTACGTGGTGGCGGCCCGCGCCTCCCGGAACATCCGGTCCAAGATCTTCGAGCTTGCCAACGATCGCGGCATCGACGCCGGATACCTTTCGGCAGGCACGGTGGTATGGACGTCCGCCGTCGGCGGCAAGCCCCAGCGCATCTCCGCGCCGGTGATGCTCACGGCGATTTCCCTCACCGTCCGTCCCGGCGAGGACGACTACGAACTGCAGCTGACCGAACAGGCCCATATCAACCCCGCGCTGGTACGGCACCTGAAGAACGTTCACGGCATCGTCTTCGATGTCAACGCCGTCACCCGGCTCGCCTACAGCACCGCCCGGTTTGATCCGCAGCCCGTCCTGGACCGGCTGGCGACGCTGATCAGGCCCATCCACGGGGCCGAGGCCCAGCACAACCTGCTGGTGTCCACGTTTGCGGACCTCTCCGGAAACCTGGACGATCCGTGGATCAACGACTCCAACCCCATCGTGTCCGCCCTTGCCACTGCGGCAGGCGGCGAAGTGGTGGACGTAGAGGAACCGGATCCCGCACGGTTCCCCCCGCTGGACAGCAGGCACCCCAGCGACGAGATGCTCCTGCTGGACGCCGACGTCGACCAGCAGTACGTTATCGACGCCGCCCGCGCCGGCGATTCCCTGGTGGTCAGCAGCCCTCCCGGGACCGGCCAGACCCAAACCGCCCTCAACACCATCGGCGCCCTGGTGGACGCCGGAAAGACCGTCCTGGTGGTGGGCGACCGCCGCGCCAGCCTCAACGAGGTGTCCAGCCAGCTGGAAACTTTGGGCCTTGAGTCCATCCTGTTCCAGTTATCCGGGAACGTTACTCCCCAACAGTTGAAAGGGCAGCTGGTCCGCGCGATTGTCCGGAACGAAAAATCCCTGGAACCCCAGCTGGGGAACCTGTACAACACGCTGACGGAGCACCGGCACGCCCTGATGGACCACGTGGCGTCGCTGCACAACGTCCGCCAGCGCTGGGGCTGCTCGCCCTACCAGGCCATGCAGTCACTGGCTGAGCTCACGTCGATCCATCCGGCGCCCGCCACCACTGTCCGGCTGAAGCGGAGTGTCCTGGACAGCATCCGGGACCGCGACGAGCTGGCTGAGCGGCTCCGCCGGGCCGCGGAGCTGGGCAGCTTCAGCAAGGCGTCAACCACCAGCCCCTGGCACGGTGCACGGCTCCTCACCCGCAAGGAAACAGAGGAGGCCCAGGACCTGGTCCGGTCCGTCGAAAAGAGCCTGCCGGCCCTGCGTGAACGCATGAACGCCGTGGCGGAGCATGCCGAGATCCGGCTGGGCGCCTCCTTCGCCGAATGGGGCGAACAGCTTGAGCTCCTGATGGCTGTGCGGGGAAGCCTGGACAAGTTCACCCCGGATATCTTCGACAGGCCTGTCACCGACCTCATTTCAGCCACCGCGCCGTCAGCCTGGCGCCGGGAGCGCGGCATCGAATTGACCGCCATGCAGCGGTCGCGGCTGCGCAGGGTGGCCAAGGAATACGTCCGGCCGGGCGTCCATATTGCCGATCTCCACAGTTCCCTGGTCCTGGTGCAGGAACAGCGTGCGTTGTGGGCCGGCTATGCCACCACCCAGCGCCACCCTGCGGTTCCGTCCGGGCTCGCCGAAATCAGCGCCATGTACCGTGCCCTGGACGGTGAGCTGGCCCAGCTCGGTGAAGCGCTCCGGCACACCGGGGCCGGCGGCGAACTGTCCGGTGTCCGGTACGAGGAGCTCATGGAGCGGCTCGAGCGGCTCGTGGCGGACACCGATACCCTCAAAACCCTGCCTGAGCGCACCCTCCTGATCGAGAATATGCGCGAGCACGGGCTGGGCGAGCTCCTGGCCGACCTGGCCGAGCGCGAGGTGCCGGCGCATTCGGTGGCGGCAGAACTTGAACTGGCATGGTGGCAGTCGGCGCTCGAGGCCATGATCAGCGGCGACGACTACCTGGCCATGTCCGACGGTGATGCCCTGCGGCAGCTCGAGGCCGAATACCGGCTGGCGGACAACGCCCATATCGCCAGCGGCGCGGCACGGCTTCGCTGGGACCTGGCCGAACGGTGGCGTGCCGCCATCGCCGCCCACCCCCGCCAGGCCGACCTGCTGCGGAGCCTGCTCAAGGACGGCCGGGTGTCACTCCCTGCACTGACTGCGCAGGCGCCCGACCTGATCGGCACCCTGGTGCCCGTCTGGTCCGTCAGCCCCTACCTGATGACCGGCCTCCTGCCCGCCGAACAGCACTTCGACGCTGTGGTGATCCTGGATTCCGAGGCAACCTCGCTCCAGGCCGTGCTTCCGTCCATCGCGCGCGCCCGTCAGGTGATCGCTTTTGGTGACGCCATGATCGCCAGCCCGCGGACCTTCACCGTGGGCGTGGAGCGGCTGGCGGCAGGGGAGACGGCCCACCAGCGGGTGGAAAGTGCTTTCAAGGCGCTGTCCGCGGTGCTTCCAGTGTGGCGCCTCAACTTCGTCTACCGCGCGGTGGACGAGGACCTGGTCCTGCAGCTCAGCAAGAACTTTTACGACGGCGGCCTGCGGCGGCTGCCCGAGGGCCAGTCCGCCACGGGCCTGGACCGGGCACTCCTGGTGGAGTACCTGCCGGACGGCACCGGCCTTCCCAGTGCCGACCACGAAGGCGTGGAGTCGGTGGTGGCCGAGGTTAACCGCGTGGTGCAACTGGTCTTCGAACACGCCCGGACCCGTCCCCGCACGTCCCTGGCCGTGGTGACCGCCAGCCTCCGCCATGCCGCAAGGATCGGTGAATCCATCCGGCTGCAGCTGCCCAACCATCCGGGCCTGGCAGGATTCTTCGGCGCCGGTCCGGAGTCCTTCCGCGTGGTCGACCTGGAACGCGCCCAGGGACTGGTGCGCGACCACGTCATCTTCTCTCCGGGCTTCGGCCGCACACCCCACGGCCGTGCGCTCCACAACTTCGGTCCGCTCTCCGCAGAAGGGGGCAGGGAGAAGTTTGCCCTGGCCATGACCCGGGCACGGCGGTCCATGCACGTGCTCACCTGCTTCCGGCCCGAGGACCTGGACCACACCCGGCTGGCGCACGGCGCCGTGGACCTGTACTCGCTGCTGGACCGCGAGATCTCGGGCAACACGGACCTCGGAACTCCCGCGTCACGCGCTGCCGCCAGCGAGCAGGCCCTGGGCGCCGATCCTTTGGTGGCTGACCTCGGGGACAGGCTGCGGGCACGCGGCGCGCGGGTATGGCACCAGTACGACGGTGCCATCGACGTGGTGGCCGCTGCCGATCCGCTCGGCACCATTGGCCAGGAGGACGCAGACCTGCCGTGGCCGGTGGCCATCGAGTCCGACGGCACCGAACAGTACCGGACCACGAGCGTGCGTGAACGGAGCCGGCTTCGCCCGCAGCTGCTGGAGCGGCTGGGCTGGCGGTACATGCCGCTGTGGACCATTGAAGTGTTCACTGATCCGTCGGCCTGCGCCGACCGCATTGCCGGATACCTGGGCCTTGAGCGCGTTGTTCTTCCGGGCCGGGCGGACACGTCCGCCGGGTTCCTGGACGACGACGTTGACCAGGCGCTCAACGGCATTGATGCCGGAGAGCAGAGGTCCCGGCGCAGTAACAGCCCGGACCAGTACGTGGCCGGCGGGGACCGGGGCCATCTGCAGGTAAAGCATCAGGACAGCAAGGAGGCGGTCCGCGTGGCCACCGAAGACAAGAACAACGACTCCGGGCAGGAACCGCCCGTCCCGGCCGGGCCTGCACCGGAGGAGGGCCAGGACCAAGGCCAGGATCAGGGCGGTGACCAAGGCCAGGACCAGGGCGATGACCCGGGACGGAGCCTGGTCAAGGACCAGGGCCAGACCGGCGCCGCCGGCATTCTGCCCACCAAGGCTGCCGAAGATGACCCTCGGCGCTGGGGCGATACGGATGAGGACCACGATGCCTGGTTGAAGGAACAGAAGCCGCCGCACTGGGGCTGA
- the guaA gene encoding glutamine-hydrolyzing GMP synthase, producing the protein MTTPTASQTSQKPVLVVDYGAQYAQLIARRVREANVYSEVVPHTYTTEQLLAKNPAAIILSGGPSSVYADGAPSVGADLFEAGVPVFGICYGFQAMANALGGKVDKTGLREYGSTETTILGEGRSVLEGMPQHQKTWMSHGDSVHEAPDGFEVLATTAGAEVAAFANEEKGLFGVQWHPEVKHSAYGQQVLENFLFKGARLEPNWTTGNILEEQVERIRKQIGDARVICGLSGGVDSAVAAALVQRAVGDQLTCVFVDHGLLREGEAEQVERDFVAATGVKLYVANEQERFQAALAGVSDPETKRKIIGREFIRAFEEAELAIIAEAAAHGEKIKFLVQGTLYPDVVESGGGEGAANIKSHHNVGGLPEDLQFELVEPLRALFKDEVRAVGAQLGLPQEIVGRQPFPGPGLGIRIVGEVTKERLDLLRKADAIARAELTAAGLDNDVWQMPVVLLADVRSVGVMGDGRTYGHPIVLRPVSSEDAMTADWSRLPYELLARISNRITNEVEGVNRVVLDVTSKPPGTIEWE; encoded by the coding sequence GTGACTACTCCCACTGCATCCCAGACTTCCCAGAAGCCGGTGCTGGTTGTTGACTACGGTGCCCAGTACGCGCAGCTGATTGCCCGCCGCGTCCGGGAAGCAAATGTGTATTCGGAAGTGGTTCCGCATACCTACACAACCGAGCAGCTCCTGGCCAAGAACCCCGCCGCCATCATCCTTTCCGGCGGCCCCTCCAGCGTCTACGCTGACGGCGCCCCCAGCGTCGGGGCCGACCTGTTCGAAGCCGGTGTTCCCGTCTTTGGGATCTGCTACGGCTTCCAGGCCATGGCCAACGCCCTGGGCGGCAAGGTGGACAAGACCGGGCTGCGGGAGTACGGCTCCACCGAAACCACCATCCTCGGCGAGGGCCGCTCTGTCCTGGAGGGCATGCCGCAGCACCAGAAGACCTGGATGAGCCACGGCGATTCCGTCCATGAGGCACCGGACGGCTTTGAAGTGCTGGCGACGACGGCGGGTGCTGAAGTTGCTGCTTTCGCCAACGAGGAGAAGGGCCTCTTCGGCGTGCAGTGGCACCCCGAGGTCAAGCACTCCGCCTACGGCCAGCAGGTCCTGGAAAACTTCCTCTTCAAGGGCGCCCGGCTGGAACCCAACTGGACCACCGGCAACATCCTCGAGGAGCAGGTGGAGCGCATCCGCAAGCAGATCGGCGATGCCCGGGTCATCTGTGGCCTTTCCGGCGGCGTGGACTCCGCAGTTGCCGCAGCCCTCGTCCAGCGCGCCGTCGGCGACCAGCTGACCTGTGTGTTCGTGGACCACGGCCTGCTGCGCGAAGGCGAAGCCGAGCAGGTGGAACGCGACTTCGTCGCCGCCACCGGCGTCAAGCTCTACGTCGCCAATGAGCAGGAGCGGTTCCAGGCTGCCCTGGCCGGCGTCAGCGATCCGGAAACGAAGCGCAAGATCATCGGCCGCGAGTTCATCCGTGCGTTTGAAGAAGCTGAACTGGCCATCATTGCCGAGGCGGCTGCGCACGGCGAAAAGATCAAGTTCCTGGTCCAGGGCACGCTGTACCCGGACGTCGTCGAATCCGGCGGCGGCGAAGGTGCCGCGAACATCAAGAGCCATCACAACGTGGGCGGGCTCCCGGAGGACCTGCAGTTCGAGCTCGTGGAGCCGCTGCGCGCCCTCTTCAAAGATGAGGTCCGTGCCGTCGGCGCCCAGCTGGGCCTGCCGCAGGAGATCGTTGGCCGCCAGCCCTTCCCGGGTCCCGGACTTGGTATCCGCATCGTCGGTGAAGTCACCAAGGAGCGGCTGGACCTGCTGCGCAAGGCCGACGCGATTGCCCGTGCCGAGCTCACCGCAGCCGGACTGGACAACGACGTATGGCAGATGCCGGTGGTCCTCCTGGCCGATGTCCGCAGCGTCGGTGTCATGGGGGACGGCCGCACCTACGGCCACCCCATCGTGCTCCGTCCGGTCTCCTCCGAGGACGCCATGACGGCGGACTGGTCACGGCTGCCGTACGAACTCCTTGCCAGGATCTCCAACCGCATCACCAACGAGGTGGAAGGCGTCAACCGCGTGGTGCTCGATGTCACCAGCAAGCCGCCGGGAACCATCGAATGGGAATAG
- a CDS encoding DUF3817 domain-containing protein, translating to MIDPKPASPAGSNTAGNASGKASGRKRRFGGTEAQIRSALKFYKVLAYLTGTMLLLLCAELIARYGFGQYLFAGGTSAVTGQLFGFGFADAEPQGVLGGVNLSVAILIVHGWMYVVYLVSNFRLWSLMRWPFLKLVLLALGGVIPFLSFIVEKKVHAEVEAELAANPQAPQRY from the coding sequence ATGATTGATCCCAAACCGGCCAGCCCCGCAGGCAGTAACACTGCCGGCAACGCCAGCGGCAAGGCGTCCGGCAGGAAGCGCCGTTTCGGCGGCACCGAGGCGCAGATCCGGTCCGCCCTGAAGTTCTACAAGGTGCTGGCCTATCTCACGGGCACCATGCTGCTGCTGCTCTGTGCCGAGCTGATCGCCAGGTACGGGTTCGGACAGTACCTCTTCGCCGGCGGCACCAGCGCCGTCACGGGCCAGCTGTTCGGCTTCGGCTTCGCTGACGCGGAACCCCAGGGCGTGCTGGGCGGCGTCAACCTGTCCGTGGCCATCCTCATTGTCCATGGCTGGATGTACGTGGTGTACCTGGTCTCCAACTTCCGGCTGTGGTCGCTGATGCGGTGGCCGTTCCTGAAGTTGGTCCTGCTGGCACTGGGCGGCGTTATTCCGTTCCTGTCCTTCATCGTGGAGAAGAAGGTCCATGCCGAGGTGGAGGCCGAACTCGCGGCCAACCCCCAGGCACCCCAGCGGTACTGA
- a CDS encoding SURF1 family protein, with protein MWKTALKPRWIAGFVFAIVLSGVFVLLSQWQFGRSTQPEAPVNPATEQVQPLTETLEPGDFFHGTDADQMVSAQGTYDPAKQVLVPGRLHDGKTGYWVVSAFAVSGAPALSGVAASPQTWIPVARGWVADPADAGTPPSGNVELTGRLLPSEAPVAGTAAASGQATAVSVAELINYWDVSSYPGFVAATAEVAGGVDVSAAAVRGDILPLGIGPQPPAQKINWLNLFYSLEWVVFAGFALFIWWRLVKDDYHRDLEEALDEAGDSHPPSKPSQHQHPEPNQQKVEP; from the coding sequence GTGTGGAAAACTGCCCTCAAGCCCCGATGGATCGCAGGCTTTGTTTTTGCGATCGTACTATCCGGGGTCTTCGTGCTGCTCAGCCAATGGCAGTTCGGCCGCTCCACCCAGCCGGAAGCCCCGGTGAACCCGGCCACCGAGCAGGTACAACCCCTCACCGAAACGCTTGAGCCCGGGGACTTTTTCCACGGGACCGACGCCGACCAGATGGTCAGTGCGCAGGGCACCTACGACCCCGCCAAGCAGGTCCTGGTCCCGGGCAGGCTGCACGACGGCAAGACAGGCTACTGGGTGGTTTCCGCCTTCGCCGTTTCCGGCGCCCCCGCCCTCAGCGGCGTTGCCGCCTCTCCGCAAACGTGGATTCCGGTGGCCCGCGGATGGGTGGCCGATCCCGCCGATGCCGGCACCCCGCCGTCGGGCAATGTTGAACTCACAGGGCGGCTCCTGCCGTCCGAGGCACCGGTGGCCGGCACGGCAGCCGCGTCCGGGCAGGCCACAGCGGTGTCGGTGGCGGAACTCATCAACTACTGGGACGTCAGCAGCTATCCCGGCTTCGTGGCTGCCACCGCGGAGGTGGCCGGCGGCGTGGACGTCAGTGCCGCCGCGGTGCGGGGAGACATCCTTCCGCTCGGGATCGGTCCGCAGCCGCCCGCCCAGAAAATCAACTGGCTCAACCTCTTCTACTCACTTGAATGGGTTGTCTTCGCCGGCTTCGCGCTCTTCATCTGGTGGCGGCTGGTTAAGGACGACTACCACCGGGACCTCGAAGAAGCCCTCGACGAGGCCGGGGACAGCCATCCACCTTCGAAGCCAAGCCAGCACCAGCACCCTGAACCGAACCAGCAAAAGGTAGAACCATGA
- a CDS encoding PTS sugar transporter subunit IIA translates to MAEPLDRYDADLTTPDMVILELEATDKADAATQLAERLFAAGRVSDLPGFLQHVNAREHQLATGLPGGIGLPHARSEYVSRTSIAVGITKYGHALDFGAADGPATVILLIATPASSFSDHLEVLATLARSLSKESFRESLRRAYDAEVISELINSSLVFFDH, encoded by the coding sequence TTGGCGGAACCACTTGACCGGTACGATGCCGACCTCACCACTCCCGACATGGTGATCCTGGAGCTGGAGGCAACGGACAAGGCAGACGCCGCCACCCAGCTTGCGGAAAGGCTCTTCGCCGCCGGCCGGGTATCGGACCTGCCCGGGTTCCTGCAGCACGTCAACGCACGGGAGCACCAGCTGGCCACCGGGCTTCCGGGCGGCATCGGCCTGCCCCACGCCCGCAGCGAATACGTGTCCCGCACCTCGATTGCTGTGGGCATCACCAAGTACGGGCACGCGCTGGACTTCGGTGCCGCCGACGGCCCGGCCACGGTGATCCTGCTGATCGCCACCCCGGCCAGCTCGTTCTCGGACCACCTCGAAGTCCTGGCCACCCTGGCCCGTTCGCTGTCCAAGGAGTCCTTCCGCGAATCGCTCCGGCGTGCCTACGACGCCGAAGTTATCTCCGAGCTCATCAATTCCAGCCTGGTGTTTTTCGACCACTGA